The nucleotide sequence CTGGATAAGCTCTCACTTCATAATATTCGTAATCATCGGAATACCTTGATAGGAGTTCGTCAATTAGATTCGTTTGTTCTTTTGGGACATGGAGAACAGCAGAAATTCCATTTTTAAATCCAAACATTGCGGCTATTGATGGAATAAATGGGTTTCTTGCCATTTGAAGTGCAACTCTCCTTATATCTTCTCTAGGAACAGACAAAAATGCCACATAGCTCTTCAATCCAAGCTTTGCAATATCATATATAGCAGAAACATGGACATATTTGCCATAATACTTGTCATAAAGCCTTTTGAGTTTATAGTAATCTATACCTTCCTCTTTTGCTATTTTTAAAAGACTTCCCCTCGGAGATTTCTCCAAGATTTCAGCAAGATACTCAACTTCCTCAATTTTTACTTCGTTCATTTGACCCCACTAAGAAAAAGTTTTATGCAATCAGAATTAAATTATTTTTGGTGATGGTTATGGTTAAGATTGAGGTTGTTGATATTGAAAAACCAGAAGGAGTTGAGTGCATTATTGGACAAGGCAATTTCTCAATCTTCACAATTGATGACTTAGCGAGAGCACTACTAACAACTGTTCCAGGGATCAAATTTGGGATAGCTATGAATGAGGCAAAACCACAGCTGACAAGATACACCGGGAATGACAAAGAACTAGAGGAGCTTGCTGCAAAGAATGCCGTAAAAATTGGTGCTGGGCATGTGTTTGTAATTCTTATGAGAAATGCATTTCCAATAAACGTCCTTAACACAGTTAAAAACCATCCAGCAGTTGCTATGGTCTACGGGGCAAGTGAGAATCCAATGCAGGTTATAGTTGCAGAAACAGAACTAGGAAGATCAGTTCTTGGAATAGTTGATGGCAAAGCTGCAAACAAAATTGAGACAGAAGAACAGAAAAAAGAGAGAAGAGAACTCGTTGAAAAGATTGGCTACACTATTGACTGAAACAGAATAATATAACGTTTGCTACACTTTTGTTCACTTTTGTTTATTATACTTAGACTTTAATTGTTAATCCATATTTAAAGGCCTTTTAGAGTTGCATTGTGATTAGTAAAATTTATATAAAGGTTTCATAGCCCTTAGAGAGATAAAAACTTACTTATCGGTGATAAACGTGGAGATAGTATTCATAACTTCAAACAAAGGTAAAGTCGAAGAAGCTCAAAAATATTTCACCCCTTTAGGAATCAAAATTATCCAACAAAAAATTGAATACCCTGAAGTTCAGGCAAAAGAGCTGGAGGAAGTTGTTGAATTTGCCATTAAATGGCTCAAAGACAAGATTGATAAACCATTTTTCATAGATGATTCAGGACTGTTTATCGAGGCATTAAACGGATTTCCAGGAGTTTATTCTGCATATGTATTCAAAACTCTTGGAAATGAAGGTATTCTAAAGCTTATGGATGGAGTTGAAAATAGAAAGGCATATTTCAAGAGTGTTATCGGATATTATGATGGAGAGATACACATTTTCAAAGGAATAGTAAATGGAAGAATTGGATACAAAAAAAGAGGAAGCTTAGGTTTTGGATTCGATCCGATATTCATTCCCGAGGGATTTAACAAAACTTTTGCCGAAATGACAACTGAAGAAAAGAATAAGATATCACATAGAGGCAAGGCTTTAATGGCATTCTCAAAATGGCTAAAAGAAAACCTTATATAATGGTTAAACGACAAAGAAGATGGGTCATAAGTTGAAGAAATGACAACAAGGTGAGGGACCTAGAATGGGGGAGATCCTAGATAGAATTGATTTAAGGCTCCTTGAAGAGCTAAAGGAAAACGCGAGAGAGAACATAGCAACACTCAGCAAAAAGTTAGGCATACCCAGGACAACCGTTCACTACCGCATAAAAAAGCTTGTTGAAGAAGGAATTATAGAGAAATTCACAATAAAGCCAAATTACAAAAAGCTTAACTTAGGAACAACAGCTTTCATTTTGGCACGTTATGATCCAGATTCGGGATTAACTCAAAGAGAGGTTGCAGAAAAAGTAGCTAGAATTAATGGTGTCTACGAAGTACACATTATAGCTGGAGAATGGGATCTGCTTATAAAAGTTAGAGCCTCTTCAGCTGAAGACATTGGGAAGATAGTTATTGATAAGTTACGGGAGATAAAGGGCATTGATCAAACCGTAACAATGGTATCATTTGTTACTGTGAAAGAAGATGTTTGATTGATTAGGGCGATGATTACCGTTCTCCTTCCTGATTTTATGATGATGCGAGGAGTTAGATGAGCCCTTCATGAGGTTTGCTCTAGCTAAGCTAATTTTAAGAGTAAAAGCTTATTTGATTAAAGCCTTGTAATCTTCGAGTGCATTCCCCAGATTGATGGCACTTCTGTTCACTCTTAATAATAGACACTTTGTAGAAACTTGTAAAACATACTATGTAGCAGACTTTTACTCAAAAATCAGCACTCTCAAACAAAAGAACTTGTTAAAATGGTGGGGGCGCGGGGATTTGAACCCCGGTCCGCGGGTTTCTCCGGGTCAGAGCTCCAAAGGCTCATCCCCAAATCAGCAAACCCGCCTGTCTTCACACCTCTGGAGCCCGCGATGATGGACCAGGCTACACCACGCCCCCACGTTCAATACTCCTTAGATGTTGATCAGCTTATAAGCTTTATCCTTCCTAATTTTGCGGAAAGTTTTATTAACTTTAACTTACAAAAATATTTTGGTGAGTGTCATGACTGCAATAATGATCGGACAAGACAAATTCAAGATTAGTGAAGATGAAGTAGCTAAAAGGGAACTTAAGGTCACAAAGGTTAGTGATGATGTCATACAAGTACAAGAAGAAATTCACGGGATTATAGCCCTTGTAGGAGCAACAAGCAGTGTGAACATCAAAAAAGAAGAGCTTAAAAACCTGATCAAAGTTGTTAAAGAAGAGTTTGGTTGGACTGATATCTGTGAATGATAAATATAAAAGAACCCTTTCCTTTTCCTTTATATTTTAAAAGTAAATGTTTTCACAAATCAGCAACTTTTTTCGAGTTTTTGTATCATTTGTAGTGATACATTTTTGCTTAACAAAATTTTATAAGGCTAAAATAACATATGGTTATTTGGTGACGAAAATGGCAATTGGAGAGAAAATAACAATTAGCGTTATAAAAGCAGATATCGGAGGCTGGCCAGGACATCACAAAGTTCATCCAGCCTTGATAGAAAGAGCAAAGGAAGTTCTTTCAAAAGCAAAAGAAGAGGGAACAATCATCGACTTCCATGTCACATACTGTGGCGATGATTTGCAACTGATAATGACGCACAAGAAAGGAGTTGACAGTCCAGATATCCACGGCTTGGCTTGGAACGCATTTAAAGAGGCAACTGAAGTAGCTAAAGAGCTTGGCCTTTATGGAGCTGGGCAAGACTTGCTTAAAGACGCATTCAGCGGAAACATTAGAGGAATGGGTCCGGGAGCTGCTGAAATGGAAATCACTCTAAGAAAAAGCGAGCCAATAGTGACGTTCCATATGGACAAAACTGAGCCAGGAGCATTCAATCTGCCAATCTTCAGAATGTTTGCTGACCCATTCAACACAGCTGGACTTGTAATTGATCCAAACATGCACATGGGATTCCGCTTCGAGATTTGGGACATACTGGAGCACAAGAGAGTTATAATGAGCTCTCCAGAGGAGCTCTACGACATCTTAGCATTAATCGGAGCAAAATCAAGATATGTCATAAAAAGTGTCTATCCAAAAGAGGGTCACAAGATACCAAAGGATGAACCTGTTGCTGTCATTTCTACAGAAAAGCTCTTTGAAATTGCCGGCGAGTACGTAGGAAAAGATGATCCAGTTGCAATAGTAAGAGCCCAAAGCGGTTTGCCAGCTCTTGGAGAGGTCTTAGAGCCATTTGCATTCCCACACTTGGTAAGCGGTTGGATGAGGGGTTCACACAACGGACCAATAATGCCCGTACCACTCAAATATGCAACACCCTCAAGATTCGACGGACCTCCAAGAGTTGTTGCATTAGGATGGCAGATAAGCCCAGAAGGGAAGCTCATAGGGCCAGTTGACCTCTTTGATGATCCAGCATTTGATTGGGCAAGACAGAAGGCGTTGGAGATTACAGACTACATGAGAAGACACGGCCCATTTGAGCCACACCGCCTACCACTTGAAGACATGGAGTACACTACATTGCCAGGAATTCTTGAAAGACTCAAAGATAGATTTAAGCCTCTCTAAAGCCTCTATTCTTTTTAATTTTCACGTACTTATTTGTACATGTTCTTGGGAGCTTTCTCATTCAAAAACCTTAAATAATTCTTTTCTAAACTAACACTCAGAGTGATATGGAGGGATCAGCATGAAATTCACAGTCCTCAAAATTAAGCTGGACAGTGAAGAAATCAAAATGGAAAGCGTGGAGAAGGAAGGGATATATGGAATCATAGACTACGCTCTTTACCTTCATGATGAGGTTTACAAAACATACGAAGTTGATCCTTATGACCCAATGAATGTCACAGTTTTCGGAAAAGGTCCATTTGCCGGTTCTGTTCTTCCAGGAGCACACAGATTGATGTTTGTCTTTCGCTCACCACTCTACGGAGTCATCTTTCCTTCAGCGATGGGTGGAGCAGCATATCAGTTCCAGAGAGTTGGAGTGGACTTTGTAGTTCTTGAAGGTAAGAGAGAGAAGCCAACCATAATTCTTCTACAAGGAGATGGAGAAAACATCAACGTTGAGTTGCATGAAATAGAGTTGGAAAAAGTTATCGAAATCTGGAAGGGATACAAGGGAGAAGAAGGCGTCTATGCCCTAACTGAATATCTCATAGATAACTTCAAGGATAAATTTGACAGTGAATTTAGAATTGCCTG is from Thermococcus paralvinellae and encodes:
- the fbp gene encoding fructose-1,6-bisphosphate aldolase/phosphatase is translated as MAIGEKITISVIKADIGGWPGHHKVHPALIERAKEVLSKAKEEGTIIDFHVTYCGDDLQLIMTHKKGVDSPDIHGLAWNAFKEATEVAKELGLYGAGQDLLKDAFSGNIRGMGPGAAEMEITLRKSEPIVTFHMDKTEPGAFNLPIFRMFADPFNTAGLVIDPNMHMGFRFEIWDILEHKRVIMSSPEELYDILALIGAKSRYVIKSVYPKEGHKIPKDEPVAVISTEKLFEIAGEYVGKDDPVAIVRAQSGLPALGEVLEPFAFPHLVSGWMRGSHNGPIMPVPLKYATPSRFDGPPRVVALGWQISPEGKLIGPVDLFDDPAFDWARQKALEITDYMRRHGPFEPHRLPLEDMEYTTLPGILERLKDRFKPL
- a CDS encoding Lrp/AsnC family transcriptional regulator, which encodes MGEILDRIDLRLLEELKENARENIATLSKKLGIPRTTVHYRIKKLVEEGIIEKFTIKPNYKKLNLGTTAFILARYDPDSGLTQREVAEKVARINGVYEVHIIAGEWDLLIKVRASSAEDIGKIVIDKLREIKGIDQTVTMVSFVTVKEDV
- a CDS encoding adenosine-specific kinase; protein product: MVKIEVVDIEKPEGVECIIGQGNFSIFTIDDLARALLTTVPGIKFGIAMNEAKPQLTRYTGNDKELEELAAKNAVKIGAGHVFVILMRNAFPINVLNTVKNHPAVAMVYGASENPMQVIVAETELGRSVLGIVDGKAANKIETEEQKKERRELVEKIGYTID
- a CDS encoding XTP/dITP diphosphatase, with amino-acid sequence MEIVFITSNKGKVEEAQKYFTPLGIKIIQQKIEYPEVQAKELEEVVEFAIKWLKDKIDKPFFIDDSGLFIEALNGFPGVYSAYVFKTLGNEGILKLMDGVENRKAYFKSVIGYYDGEIHIFKGIVNGRIGYKKRGSLGFGFDPIFIPEGFNKTFAEMTTEEKNKISHRGKALMAFSKWLKENLI